From Candidatus Neomarinimicrobiota bacterium, a single genomic window includes:
- a CDS encoding membrane protein insertion efficiency factor YidD yields the protein MRSALLSLILFTQIVCAQELTPLDSLYAQDSLSFAQRALLKPIQAWQHFSYESSALNCQFEKSCSNFMVEAVLEKGFLRGSVMGTDRIVRCNPSARHYHLQLPHSKIQYDGRLVDPLEYAREPSPGKSPLLATSLSIIPGLGRAYAGHPVDGLFSFILVSGFAFNTHQHIQAENPVRIGINASFMTLFWLADFYGAHRSAKMSPPRNTQP from the coding sequence TTGAGATCAGCCCTACTTTCACTCATCCTGTTTACACAAATTGTATGCGCACAGGAGCTGACACCCCTGGATTCATTGTATGCTCAGGATAGCCTCAGCTTTGCTCAAAGAGCACTATTAAAGCCCATCCAAGCCTGGCAGCATTTCAGCTATGAATCATCAGCACTCAACTGCCAATTCGAGAAGTCATGCTCCAATTTTATGGTTGAAGCTGTTCTGGAGAAAGGATTTTTGCGGGGATCAGTCATGGGAACTGACAGGATCGTTCGCTGTAATCCTTCAGCCCGTCATTACCACTTACAACTCCCACATTCTAAAATTCAATATGACGGGAGGTTGGTGGATCCACTCGAATATGCCAGAGAGCCTAGCCCTGGGAAAAGCCCACTTCTGGCGACTTCCTTATCAATAATTCCGGGCCTGGGTAGAGCCTATGCCGGGCATCCCGTTGACGGACTATTCAGCTTTATTCTGGTCTCTGGATTTGCTTTTAATACCCATCAACATATTCAGGCGGAAAATCCTGTTAGAATCGGGATAAATGCCAGCTTCATGACCCTCTTCTGGCTGGCTGATTTTTATGGGGCTCACCGTAGCGCTAAAATGTCCCCACCACGAAATACTCAGCCCTGA